The following proteins are encoded in a genomic region of Pyrus communis chromosome 11, drPyrComm1.1, whole genome shotgun sequence:
- the LOC137708809 gene encoding transcription initiation factor TFIID subunit 15-like, translating into MSRPGDWNCRSCQHLNFQRRDSCQRCGDAKSGVDFGGFGERGGGSSFGFMTTGSDVRPGDWYCAAGNCGAHNFASRSSCFKCGAFKDDSGISGGGGFDSDLPRSRGFGLGLGGGGGGGGGGGVGGAGGGRPGWKSGDWICTRLGCNEHNFASRMECFRCNAPRDSY; encoded by the exons ATGAGCCGACCAGGAGACTGGAACTGCAGGTCATGCCAGCACCTCAACTTCCAGAGGCGTGACTCATGCCAACGTTGTGGAGATGCCAAGTCCGGCGTAGACTTCGGGGGCTTCGGGGAAAGAGGAGGAGGATCCTCGTTTGGGTTCATGACTACCGGCTCAGATGTTCGGCCTGGTGACTGGTACTGCGCTGCGGGCAACTGTGGAGCCCACAATTTTGCAAGCCGTTCCAGCTGCTTCAAATGTGGGGCTTTCAAGGATGATTCTGGCATTAGCGGCGGCGGTGGCTTTGACTCTGACCTGCCACGCTCCCGGGGTTTCGGGTTAGGActtggcggtggtggtggaggaggcgGAGGAGGCGGAGTAGGCGGAGCAGGTGGTGGTCGACCTGGATGGAAATCTGGAGATTGGATTTGTACCAG GTTGGGGTGCAACGAGCACAACTTTGCTAGCAGAATGGAATGCTTTAGATGCAATGCCCCAAGAG